In Harpia harpyja isolate bHarHar1 chromosome 12, bHarHar1 primary haplotype, whole genome shotgun sequence, a single window of DNA contains:
- the LOC128148729 gene encoding aldehyde dehydrogenase family 3 member A2-like isoform X1 yields the protein MERMQEVVGRARAAFNSGRCRSLEFRMQQLKALERMVQEKEEEILAAIKADLHKSGHNAYSHEILGVLGELALAMDKLPSWAAPQPVKKNLLTMRDEAYICLEPLGVVLIIGAWNYPFVLIMQPLVGAIAAGNAVVVKPSEISENTAQLVADLLPQYLDRELYPVVTGGVPETTALLTQRFDHILYTGNSTVGKIVMAAAAKHLTPVTLELGGKSPCYIDKDCDLAVACRRITWGKYMNCGQTCIAPDYIMCDPCIQSKVVENIKAALQEFYGEDVKSSPDYERIINKRHFQRILGLLEGQKIAHGGEADEASCFIAPTILTDVSPESKVMEEEIFGPVLPILTVKSVDEAIEFINRREKPLALYVFSNNKKLIKRVISETSSGGVTGNDVIMHFFLSTLPFGGVGNSGMGAYHGKHSFETFSHRRACLIKDLKMEGMNKLRYPPSSQKKVDWAKFFLLKRFNKGLVGLVVLVLLGVVAAVVIKNHQSVLKRKALLIVLAVQRLGWLSVW from the exons ATGGAGAGGATGCAGGAGGTCGTTGGGCGGGCGAGAGCCGCCTTCAACTCGGGCCGGTGCCGCTCGCTGGAGTTCAGGATGCAGCAGCTGAAGGCCCTGGAGCGGATGgtgcaggagaaggaggaggagatccTGGCAGCCATCAAGGCAGATCTGCACAAG AGTGGACACAATGCATACAGCCATGAGATCCTGGGCGTTCTGGGGGAGCTGGCCCTGGCCATGGACAAGCTGCCGTCCTGGGCAGCCCCTCAGCCTGTGAAGAAGAACCTGCTGACGATGCGGGATGAGGCCTACATCTGCCTCGAGCCGCTGGGGGTGGTGCTGATCATCGGGGCCTGGAACTACCCCTTCGTCCTCATCATGCAGCCTTTGGTCGGGGCCATCGCAGCAG GCAATGCCGTGGTGGTGAAGCCGTCGGAGATCAGCGAGAACACGGCTCAGCTGGTGGCTGATCTCCTCCCCCAGTACCTTGACCGG GAGCTGTATCCCGTGGTAACTGGAGGAGTACCTGAGACAACAGCGTTGCTGACGCAGAGATTTGATCACATCCTGTATACCGGCAACTCCACAGTGGGCAAAATCGTGATGGCAGCAGCCGCCAAGCACCTGACGCCCGTCACCCTGGAGCTGGGTGGGAAGAGCCCCTGCTACATTGACAAGGACTGTGACCTGGCTGTTGCCTGCAG GCGGATAACGTGGGGGAAGTACATGAACTGTGGGCAGACCTGCATCGCCCCAGACTACATTATGTGTGACCCGTGCATCCAGAGCAAGGTGGTGGAGAACATCAAGGCGGCTCTGCAG GAGTTCTATGGGGAAGACGTGAAGTCGTCTCCGGATTACGAAAGGATCATCAACAAGCGTCACTTCCAGAGGATCCTGGGCCTGTTGGAAGGGCAGAAGATTGCTCACGGGGGAGAAGCCGATGAGGCCTCCTGCTTCATAG CACCGACTATCCTCACTGACGTTTCTCCGGAGTCAAAGGTGATGGAGGAGGAAATCTTTGGACCGGTCCTTCCCATTCTGACCGTGAAGAGCGTAGACGAAGCCATTGAGTTCATCAACCGTCGGGAGAAGCCCCTTGCCCTGTATGTCTTCTCCAACAACAAGAAG ttaATCAAAAGAGTCATCTCAGAAACCTCCAGTGGGGGTGTGACTGGAAATGATGTCATCATGCATTTCTTCCTCTCAACCTTACCCTTTGGTGGTGTTG GTAACAGCGGGATGGGCGCCTACCACGGCAAGCACAGCTTTGAGACCTTCTCCCACCGCCGTGCCTGCTTGATCAAGGACCTGAAGATGGAGGGTATGAACAAACTCCGGTACCCACCTAGCAGCCAGAAGAAGGTGGACTGGGCCAAGTTCTTCCTCTTGAAGCGATTTAACAAGGGCCTAGTGGGACTGGTCGTCTTGGTCCTGCTGGGGGTTGTGGCAGCGGTGGTGATAAAG AATCACCAGTCTGTGCTGAAGAGAAAAGCTCTCTTGATTGTGCTGGCTGTTCAGAGGCTGGGCTGGCTGAGTGTGTGGTAA
- the LOC128148729 gene encoding aldehyde dehydrogenase family 3 member A2-like isoform X2: MERMQEVVGRARAAFNSGRCRSLEFRMQQLKALERMVQEKEEEILAAIKADLHKSGHNAYSHEILGVLGELALAMDKLPSWAAPQPVKKNLLTMRDEAYICLEPLGVVLIIGAWNYPFVLIMQPLVGAIAAGNAVVVKPSEISENTAQLVADLLPQYLDRELYPVVTGGVPETTALLTQRFDHILYTGNSTVGKIVMAAAAKHLTPVTLELGGKSPCYIDKDCDLAVACRRITWGKYMNCGQTCIAPDYIMCDPCIQSKVVENIKAALQEFYGEDVKSSPDYERIINKRHFQRILGLLEGQKIAHGGEADEASCFIAPTILTDVSPESKVMEEEIFGPVLPILTVKSVDEAIEFINRREKPLALYVFSNNKKLIKRVISETSSGGVTGNDVIMHFFLSTLPFGGVGNSGMGAYHGKHSFETFSHRRACLIKDLKMEGMNKLRYPPSSQKKVDWAKFFLLKRFNKGLVGLVVLVLLGVVAAVVIKMVCC; this comes from the exons ATGGAGAGGATGCAGGAGGTCGTTGGGCGGGCGAGAGCCGCCTTCAACTCGGGCCGGTGCCGCTCGCTGGAGTTCAGGATGCAGCAGCTGAAGGCCCTGGAGCGGATGgtgcaggagaaggaggaggagatccTGGCAGCCATCAAGGCAGATCTGCACAAG AGTGGACACAATGCATACAGCCATGAGATCCTGGGCGTTCTGGGGGAGCTGGCCCTGGCCATGGACAAGCTGCCGTCCTGGGCAGCCCCTCAGCCTGTGAAGAAGAACCTGCTGACGATGCGGGATGAGGCCTACATCTGCCTCGAGCCGCTGGGGGTGGTGCTGATCATCGGGGCCTGGAACTACCCCTTCGTCCTCATCATGCAGCCTTTGGTCGGGGCCATCGCAGCAG GCAATGCCGTGGTGGTGAAGCCGTCGGAGATCAGCGAGAACACGGCTCAGCTGGTGGCTGATCTCCTCCCCCAGTACCTTGACCGG GAGCTGTATCCCGTGGTAACTGGAGGAGTACCTGAGACAACAGCGTTGCTGACGCAGAGATTTGATCACATCCTGTATACCGGCAACTCCACAGTGGGCAAAATCGTGATGGCAGCAGCCGCCAAGCACCTGACGCCCGTCACCCTGGAGCTGGGTGGGAAGAGCCCCTGCTACATTGACAAGGACTGTGACCTGGCTGTTGCCTGCAG GCGGATAACGTGGGGGAAGTACATGAACTGTGGGCAGACCTGCATCGCCCCAGACTACATTATGTGTGACCCGTGCATCCAGAGCAAGGTGGTGGAGAACATCAAGGCGGCTCTGCAG GAGTTCTATGGGGAAGACGTGAAGTCGTCTCCGGATTACGAAAGGATCATCAACAAGCGTCACTTCCAGAGGATCCTGGGCCTGTTGGAAGGGCAGAAGATTGCTCACGGGGGAGAAGCCGATGAGGCCTCCTGCTTCATAG CACCGACTATCCTCACTGACGTTTCTCCGGAGTCAAAGGTGATGGAGGAGGAAATCTTTGGACCGGTCCTTCCCATTCTGACCGTGAAGAGCGTAGACGAAGCCATTGAGTTCATCAACCGTCGGGAGAAGCCCCTTGCCCTGTATGTCTTCTCCAACAACAAGAAG ttaATCAAAAGAGTCATCTCAGAAACCTCCAGTGGGGGTGTGACTGGAAATGATGTCATCATGCATTTCTTCCTCTCAACCTTACCCTTTGGTGGTGTTG GTAACAGCGGGATGGGCGCCTACCACGGCAAGCACAGCTTTGAGACCTTCTCCCACCGCCGTGCCTGCTTGATCAAGGACCTGAAGATGGAGGGTATGAACAAACTCCGGTACCCACCTAGCAGCCAGAAGAAGGTGGACTGGGCCAAGTTCTTCCTCTTGAAGCGATTTAACAAGGGCCTAGTGGGACTGGTCGTCTTGGTCCTGCTGGGGGTTGTGGCAGCGGTGGTGATAAAG ATGGTTTGCTGCTGA